A stretch of Candidatus Nanogingivalaceae bacterium DNA encodes these proteins:
- a CDS encoding SWEET family sugar transporter, translating to MSKQKINRFVGSIGAFIGILVFIAYVPQIIANLQGVKAQPFQPLFAAVSCLIWVIYGWTKEPKKDWILIIPNAAGVILGGLTFITSL from the coding sequence ATGTCTAAACAAAAAATTAATCGCTTTGTCGGATCTATTGGAGCTTTTATTGGGATCCTTGTCTTTATTGCATATGTTCCACAAATTATCGCTAACCTGCAAGGAGTAAAAGCTCAACCGTTCCAACCACTATTCGCAGCAGTTTCTTGTTTAATTTGGGTAATCTATGGTTGGACAAAAGAACCTAAAAAAGATTGGATCCTCATTATTCCTAATGCAGCGGGAGTGATATTAGGCGGTTTAACTTTTATTACTTCTTTATAA
- a CDS encoding DUF4368 domain-containing protein, whose amino-acid sequence MLVFLLVVGIKPISKYTKLPELAVEIVNELIDKIVIHKLTGTKHNRTIQIYVYYNFIEKLDKEKASQTT is encoded by the coding sequence TTGCTGGTTTTTCTGCTGGTCGTAGGAATTAAGCCTATTTCCAAATATACAAAGCTACCAGAATTAGCCGTTGAGATAGTGAATGAGCTGATTGATAAGATTGTGATTCATAAACTAACTGGCACGAAACACAATCGTACTATCCAAATTTACGTTTATTACAATTTCATCGAAAAACTAGATAAGGAAAAAGCGAGCCAAACGACTTGA